The Pieris rapae chromosome 1, ilPieRapa1.1, whole genome shotgun sequence genome contains the following window.
ctttcccAATGACGTTGTTGTCGTCACCTGGTCTTAAATAGAAAGGCTGTTACCATtaccaattataaaaaatgtaaacagtttatttttctttgtagttaattaatattttgtataacagTTTTATGGTTTATTTACAACAGAAATATGCTTACAGGGCTCCAGGATATCAGATGGTTGGTCTCTGAATCATTGACCAGTTTCCACAATTTTCCCAAAAAAGCTGGGACACTGGCTCCTATTTCTACTACAGAACGCATTTTGAATACTTGAAGCTGTAtataacaaagtatttaaatagaattttatgtgtaaattatttattttgctgaAATACGCATAACTATGCACGATTCGCCATTTAATACACTTAACACTCAcacattaacaaaaaatcGTACAGATTACAAAACTATCTGTCAATGTATAATGTACCAAGGCTACCAacaaaaacacttaaaataattttctgtcTATAAGtctgttaaaattgttatctGTTACTGTCTTATCTATTTCTGACATTAGAGTATGTATTTATAGAGTCTGACAAACGAGTCATGCATCATCGTTCCGGcagagctaagctcgccaaacagcccgtgctgagctgtaaaggcccttaaggccaacagcgagatttctttcaaaaaaaaaaaaaaaaagtcatgCATCAGAGCACACTGCACAAGGCACAAGCCAAGACTCCTAAGTCCAAACCCTCTAACTCCACACCAAGCAAATTTAAACATCTTTCAGCTGCTAACCGTGCAATttgttatacaaaacaatCTTGATACTTTTgctaaactttattatatatttaataagttaggCATCCAAGTATttagtctaaaaataaatataatctctTCTCCTTTCTCTGTTCATACTTGCTTATCAATGTATATAGCAATCTCGGGGCACTGCTTTTAATGGGTTACGTTAATTTTTTGCACAAAATCTTACAATAATCATACCACAACAACAACAGGTTTTAGTGAGTTTGGTATCTTTTAAATTGCGTCCACGACTAGTTTGTCAGACTCTATTGACAAATTTATCTGCGACCGTAATGTGTCTGCAATATCTACGTACCTACTACgtatatattcttaattatctATGCTAGCCGGTCTTGTGCGGTGATTTGGTGTTTTTTATTCCGTAATTGAGAAAATTGCTAAATTGTAACTACTTAACTGTTTAAGTGcagatataaaacatataactgTATAGTGTATATTTTTCCCAACAGGTGCATTATTAATACCAATCTTGCTTTCATTAGTCAATTAAAATTCACTATACGATTTCCTTGTGACCTTTGCCTTTATTTGTCCATATTCAATATAGCCAGTGTCCAGCAGTTCATGCTAGTGCAAGAATTAGAttccgatttttttaaagatggaGGTATGTACAATTCTGCAATTACTTTTCAAAATTTGTATTGATTTAAACCataaaccttaaaaatattttctttaaagctTGAAATCCTGAGTGTGTCTGGATCAAAACCTATTGGAAAGGTGAATGTAAACGATTCTGCCACTGTTAAAGACGTTAAAcagaagatttataaaaatttaaagaaaaaccttTATCCGGACAGGCAATCAATAAAAACTGAGTTAAAAGGTAAATCATTAAAAGATGAGGCTACATTACAGTCTTTAAATGTAGTGAATGGTGGCAAGCTCTATCTTCAAGATCTCGGACCACAAGTGTCTTggaaaaacgtatttttagCTGAGTATGCTGGTCCATTATTTGTTTACCTTTGGGCTTATCAAAGACCGTGGCTCCTGTATGGAGAGCAAACTTCGGCACCTGGAACTGTGGCAAGGTATATTTATCATCTGAGATACtcaaaattgtttcttttttgtcaaattattgCATAGTTAAGGGAATAGATTCAgagttaagttaatttaattgttttcagTATTGCAGCTATTTGCTGGTCAGTGCACTATGCTAAGAGACTTCTGGAAACTTTGTTTGTTCACCGTTTCTCACATGGCACTATGCCcctaagaaatttatttaaaaattgttcatATTATTGGTTGTTTGCATTATACATTGCATACCACATTAACCATCCCCTATACACAGCTCCATGTAATACTTGTGTCTATGTTGGATTAATTGGATTTACTGTAAGTATATTACTAGTACTTtcctttttaaaatgatatatttacactttataatattattcataaacttaaattttattacctcTATACAACACAATTTTAGATCTGTGAATTGGGTAATTTGAGTATCCATATTTTGCTCAAGAACCTCAGACCACCTGGCACCAAGGTCAGACGTATTCCTGTCCCAGATAGCAACCCTTTCACTCAACTCTTCAACTTTGTGTCATGCCCTAATTACACTTATGAGTTTGGATCATGGCTCTTCTTTACAATCCTGACCAAATGTGCTCCAGGTACGTTTTACACTcctttttttatgaaacagtTTTTGCTACTCCTTAGGTAAGATATATACTAAGCTCACCTGCATAGATAAGCAACTCAAGTACCATTGCACcgactattatttaatatttataaatttattattgcatttatttatttgttgaagCTTGAGTAGATAGAGTCTGAGCTCAGAaagacattaataataaaaattaagccAGCTGCAGAATGGATGCTTTGTCTAATTGCGAGAAAAGAAGCCCACATtggttgtatattataaataaaattaataaaaattccataataattgcatttggaatttactttattaacttttttaattacggAGATTTCATAGtagtaactaataaaatttaataaataatttttttgtgttatgtCGACAATGGTAACCACCCAATGgaggaaattattattatatatatatatatttattagtatttgcATGTGTTATATTATGTGGCTTATATGGTTGACAACACATGTTCAATTTCTTGTTAGAGTGAAAATCTTAATATGCTTTTTTTGCAGCTGGTATATTTGCTGTGGTCGGTCTATACCAGATGTCAGTATGGGCTCTTGGCAAACACCGCAACTACAAGAAGGAATTCTCTGACTACCCAAAGGGTAGAAAAGCTATCTTGCCTTTCAtgctataaaaacaattgtgtaatttaatgttaCGTCACCATTGAAGGTCAGCAACATGCAAGTGTAAAGCagttaaattcatttaatatgacGTAAATAACGATGGTTTCTGGTAGGCTATcgtttcttattaatttattcctttAAGCTGTTGAAGGTGAACAAGTTCGTATATTAATGCTATTATAATAGGGTTATTGGTAAGACTGTTTATTAAGTGGTGAATGTTTCATTTgggatttttttgttaatgtcTGACTGTTACTTTGCATTTACTGTTTTGttctatacataaaaatctctATTGGAacgatttataatatatttattccagCCAAAaccagaaataaatttttcagcCGTCATCTCAATAGGGATTTTTAGGCATAtagcttaatattttttttaaataaaattaccgaTAAACGTAATTCGTttcatttaatcaaattattaaagacaataattaaaattaaatattcaatttattgaaTCCCCTTGAGCACCGGCTTCCGCATCTTTTTGTGTATCATCGTCTAAGCATCGCATTTTTTCAAGTAATCGTtcattttcttcttttaaagCAACAATGATTTCTTCTCTTTCCTTgagttgaaaataaaacattaattaaaacgcCAAACTAACATAAGTTCATGATGGGAAGGGCCGACAGATCTCGTATAAATATCTCACGGCTATAATAATTTGAGAACAAAAGGGGATTGATGGATATCATAACTAcctaaagatttattttaaagaattaccTACACATGATGTTAAAGAAATCAAATAGCCTCCATTATTTAATGTGAGTTTTCATACGcattgatatataataaattttaactaaattattacgtgtttaattaacataacgGATTATCATGCTAATaacattttcaatgttttagTCATTTACATTTCTTGTATTAACAAACTAAATTCTTAAACTGAGGTCAACCACGACTGTAAAACGTGATT
Protein-coding sequences here:
- the LOC110995799 gene encoding very-long-chain enoyl-CoA reductase, with the protein product MELEILSVSGSKPIGKVNVNDSATVKDVKQKIYKNLKKNLYPDRQSIKTELKGKSLKDEATLQSLNVVNGGKLYLQDLGPQVSWKNVFLAEYAGPLFVYLWAYQRPWLLYGEQTSAPGTVASIAAICWSVHYAKRLLETLFVHRFSHGTMPLRNLFKNCSYYWLFALYIAYHINHPLYTAPCNTCVYVGLIGFTICELGNLSIHILLKNLRPPGTKVRRIPVPDSNPFTQLFNFVSCPNYTYEFGSWLFFTILTKCAPAGIFAVVGLYQMSVWALGKHRNYKKEFSDYPKGRKAILPFML